Within Runella rosea, the genomic segment TACGCCATTTTTTTGTAGGTCCGAAAGGACACATTAATACTGTTTGCCTACGTGGCGAACGCTCTCGCCAGATTTCCAAAAATCGTTTCTCTTTTTTCAACACCAAAGCGGATTTGTTGTCTCCGCAGAGGATTCAATTCCAATAAATGACAATGTCAAACATCGAAATAATATCCAACGAGTACATCGTAGAAACAGCCGAAGACAAACACTTCCATCTTGCCGAAACCATCTGTAAAGAGATGGAAGAAAGTGCCAAGCAACGCGGAACCGGAATCGCCAAGCGTTCACCTGTGTATATTCAGGAAAAAATGGCCGAAGGTAAAGCCATCATCGCAACAACGTTGCTGGGGGAATGGGTTGGTTTTTGTTATATCGAAACCTGGGAGCATGGTAAGTTTGTGGCCAACTCTGGATTGATTGTTCACCCTGATTACCGCAAAAGTGGTATCGCGAAAGCCATCAAAAGAAAGGCTTTCGAACTATCTCGGACCAAATACCCAGAGGCCAAAATCATTGGAATTACGACCAGCTTGGCCGTGATGAAGATTAACTCTGATTTGGGATATGAGCCCGTTACGTTCAGTGAATTGCCAGCCGACGACGCCTTTTGGAAGGGTTGTTCAAGTTGCGTAAATTATGACGTACTCACGCGGACCAACCGTAAAAACTGCCTTTGTACGGGGATGATGTATGATCCGTTGCAGGTGCCAAAAACGGAAAAGAAAGCCCCGTGGGATTTTCTGAAAGAATCTAAATTGTACGAGCGCTGGATGCGTATCAAACAACGGATTCTGCTGCGTCGTGAAATACGTGAAGCCAAAGCTCGTAAACGTCAGAACGAATTGGAGTTGGTACACTAGATTCCCTGTAAAGTCCATACGGTCCTAATTGGTAATTTAAACTGCCAGTTAGGACCTTTTTTTTTAGTAACCTTGTCGTTATTCTCCTAACTTTGCGCTAAAATAGTAAGTGTAACCTACCAATTTGTCAAAAGTAATGGTTGCTCTGACGGCGTGATTTCTACAAAAAATCCTGCTTAATGGGGGCCGCTAACAAAATAACATTAAAGAAGTCCATGTCTGAAAGTAAAAAAGTTGTTTTAGCGTTTAGCGGAGGTTTGGATACCTCTTTTTGCGTCAAATATTTGTCGGAAGACAAAGGCTACGAAATTTACTCCGTATTGGTGGATACGGGCGGTTTTTCGGACGAAGAACTGAAAGCGATTGAAGCCCGTGCGTATTCATTGGGAGTCAAAAAACACGCGACTATTTCCAAAACGCAGGATTATTATCAGCAATGTATTAAATACCTAGTGTTTGGCAATATTCTCAAAAACAATACCTATCCGCTTTCGGTGAGTGCGGAGCGCATTTTTCAAGCCATTGCGGCCGCTGAGTACGCCAAAGAAATTGGTGCTCAGGCCATTGCGCACGGAAGTACGGGTGCTGGAAATGACCAAGTGCGATTTGATATGGCATTCCGTATCATTATGCCAGAAGCCGAAATCATTACCCCCATTCGGGATTTAAGGTTGTCGCGTGAGGCCGAAATTGACTATTTGAAATCAAAAGGAGTGGATCAAGAATGGCACAAAGCGGCCTATTCTATCAATAAAGGCCTTTGGGGAACGTCGGTTGGCGGTAAAGAAACCCTGACTTCGGATAAATACTTGCCCGAAAGCGCTTTTCCGACGCAAGTGAGCAAAACTGAAGCGGAACGCGTGATCCTGCAATTTGAAAAAGGAGAATTGGTCGGAATCAACGATACGGCTTATTCGCCCGTGGAAGCCATCCAAAAATTGGCCGAGATCGCGGCACCGTTCGGCATCGGGCGTGATATTCACGTGGGAGATACCATCATCGGTATCAAAGGACGCGTAGGCTTTGAAGCAGCCGCACCTTTAGTTATTATTAAAGCCCACCACACGCTCGAAAAACACGTCTTGAGCGAGCAACAATTGTATTGGAAAGAACAATTGGCCAACTGGTACGGCAGTTTGCTGCACAAAGGTCAGTTCATGGAGCCTGTCATGCGTAATATTGAGACATTCTTAGCCGATACCCAACAGCACGTAACGGGCAAAGTACACCTTACGCTAGCACCTTATCGTTTTTATGTGGAAGGAATTGAATCAAGTTACGATTTGATGTCGCCAGTGTTTGGAAGTTATGGAGAGATGAACAACGCTTGGACGGGCGATGATGTACGGGGATTTGCCAAAGTTGCCTCCAATCAAGTGATGATTTATCAGAAAATCAGTGAGTTGAATCAGTAGACATCAGAGAGGATTTCAGGATTGACAAGCCTAGAATGCGGTCAATCCTGAAATCCTCTCTCAAGAAATATCCCGACTGAATGAGAAAAAATGTATTTCTTTTTATTGCCTTATTTTTGGTGCCATTTCTAGTAAAAGCCCAAACCGAAGGTTGGGCAATCTGTAACAGTGGCGCCAATTTATATTTCAAAATCGTCGGGAGTGGGAGCCACGTACTGGTCGTAGGCGATGTGGGCAATTCATCGACCTACCTAAAAGACTTGATTAAAAAATTGTCGGAAACAAACCGGGTGGTTTATTACGACCCGCGTGCTACGGGCAAAAGCCGTTTTCCCGTTATCAATGATTCAACGATTAACTTTACGAAAGCGGTTGCTGATATTGAAGCCCTTCGCATGGTGTTGAGGATTCCCAAATGGTCGGTGATTGCGCATGGCTTCGGAGCCAAAATTGCCTGTGCTTATGCTTCGCAGGCAGGAAACCACTTGGCGCAATTGGTGCTTATCAACCCCACGGCCATGTCTGAATCGAAGCCACTTTCGGCCTATGGCTATTTTGATAATTACGAAGAGTACGGTTTTTCACGTATGTTATCGCAGGAGGTCATCAATCGGCGTTTTGAAGGGTTGCAACACCAACTCCAAACGCAAATAATGCCCACAGATTCTTTAGCGAGGGCCAGAGCAATTATGGCATTTCAGGCAGCTACTTACGTGCATGATACGCTACATGAACCCATTGCCGCCGATTTTTTATACGAAAAAGTACGTAACGTAGGGATTAAAAGCCGAGTAAGTACTAAATTTGTTCCTAACCCTTTTGATTGTATTACTGCATTACGACAAAGGAACGTACCTGTGCTGGTGGTTGTATCAAGACAGCGCTATGACCTCAATGGATTGGTGAATTTCTGGAAAAAATCAGTTCCTAATGTCACAATCAGTTTGATTGACCGGGCGCATCATTTCCCTTGGTTAGACAATCCTGCCGCATTTTATGCGCAGGTAACTCCATTTTTACAACGTTTTGTAGAGGAAACTTATGCCGAACAAAAAAAAGCTAGTCGTCCTGTCGGGCGCGGGAATCAGCGCCGAAAGCGGTATTAAAACATTTCGTGATTCAGACGGACTGTGGGAGGGGCACAGCATTGAAGATGTAGCCACCCCAGAAGGCTGGCGTCGCAATCCGCAATTGGTGTTGGATTTCTACAATGAACGTCGTAAACAGGGGTTGGAGGCTGAGCCAAATGCCGCGCATCTTATTTTGGCGGAACTGGAAAAATACTTTGACGTTCAAATCATTACCCAAAACGTCGATAATCTTCACGAAAAAGCAGGCTCAAACAACGTACTTCATTTACACGGCGAATTGTACAAGTCGCGCAGTACCAAAGACCCCTCTTTGGTGTACGATGTGAAAGGCTGGGAGCTGAAATTAGGCGATACCTGCGAACTGGGTAGTCAACTTCGGCCCAATATTGTGTGGTTTAGGGAAGAGGTTCCGATGATGGTTCCCGCCGTTGAACTGGCCGAGCAAGCTGATATTTTTATTGTGGTCGGTACTTCATTAGTAGTATATCCTGCGGCAGGATTAGTATATTATGTACCTCCTCGGGTGCCGATTTTTGTGATAGATCCCAAAACCCCCGAAATGTCGGGTAGCACGAAATACGTGACGTTTATTCAGGAAAAAGCCACCGTGGGTATGACGATGTTAAGAGAGAAATTATTGAAAGAGTATTTATGAAACTACTCGGATTAAGAACCGTCATTTACCCCGCCGCTGATTTAGCGGCGACCAAACAATGGTACATTCAGACAACGGGTGTGCAGCCTTATTTTGATGAATCTTTTTACGTTGGGTTCAACATCGGTGGGTATGAACTGGGACTTGACCCCAATGCCTCTCAAACAACTACCTATTGGGGTGTGGAAAATATTGAACTGGCTTGGGAATACCTACTCGGAACGGGAGCAACTGCGGATGAAGAGATTCAGGAAGTAGGTGGCGGAATTAAAGTTGCGACGGTCAAAGACCCATTCGGCAATGTGTTTGGTATTATCGAAAATCCTCATTTTGTTATTTAATAAAGTAAGCAGAACTCTTCTGCGTCTTCAATATATCTTCCAAT encodes:
- a CDS encoding GNAT family N-acetyltransferase is translated as MSNIEIISNEYIVETAEDKHFHLAETICKEMEESAKQRGTGIAKRSPVYIQEKMAEGKAIIATTLLGEWVGFCYIETWEHGKFVANSGLIVHPDYRKSGIAKAIKRKAFELSRTKYPEAKIIGITTSLAVMKINSDLGYEPVTFSELPADDAFWKGCSSCVNYDVLTRTNRKNCLCTGMMYDPLQVPKTEKKAPWDFLKESKLYERWMRIKQRILLRREIREAKARKRQNELELVH
- the argG gene encoding argininosuccinate synthase — translated: MSESKKVVLAFSGGLDTSFCVKYLSEDKGYEIYSVLVDTGGFSDEELKAIEARAYSLGVKKHATISKTQDYYQQCIKYLVFGNILKNNTYPLSVSAERIFQAIAAAEYAKEIGAQAIAHGSTGAGNDQVRFDMAFRIIMPEAEIITPIRDLRLSREAEIDYLKSKGVDQEWHKAAYSINKGLWGTSVGGKETLTSDKYLPESAFPTQVSKTEAERVILQFEKGELVGINDTAYSPVEAIQKLAEIAAPFGIGRDIHVGDTIIGIKGRVGFEAAAPLVIIKAHHTLEKHVLSEQQLYWKEQLANWYGSLLHKGQFMEPVMRNIETFLADTQQHVTGKVHLTLAPYRFYVEGIESSYDLMSPVFGSYGEMNNAWTGDDVRGFAKVASNQVMIYQKISELNQ
- a CDS encoding alpha/beta fold hydrolase, encoding MRKNVFLFIALFLVPFLVKAQTEGWAICNSGANLYFKIVGSGSHVLVVGDVGNSSTYLKDLIKKLSETNRVVYYDPRATGKSRFPVINDSTINFTKAVADIEALRMVLRIPKWSVIAHGFGAKIACAYASQAGNHLAQLVLINPTAMSESKPLSAYGYFDNYEEYGFSRMLSQEVINRRFEGLQHQLQTQIMPTDSLARARAIMAFQAATYVHDTLHEPIAADFLYEKVRNVGIKSRVSTKFVPNPFDCITALRQRNVPVLVVVSRQRYDLNGLVNFWKKSVPNVTISLIDRAHHFPWLDNPAAFYAQVTPFLQRFVEETYAEQKKASRPVGRGNQRRKRY
- a CDS encoding SIR2 family NAD-dependent protein deacylase — translated: MPNKKKLVVLSGAGISAESGIKTFRDSDGLWEGHSIEDVATPEGWRRNPQLVLDFYNERRKQGLEAEPNAAHLILAELEKYFDVQIITQNVDNLHEKAGSNNVLHLHGELYKSRSTKDPSLVYDVKGWELKLGDTCELGSQLRPNIVWFREEVPMMVPAVELAEQADIFIVVGTSLVVYPAAGLVYYVPPRVPIFVIDPKTPEMSGSTKYVTFIQEKATVGMTMLREKLLKEYL
- a CDS encoding VOC family protein encodes the protein MKLLGLRTVIYPAADLAATKQWYIQTTGVQPYFDESFYVGFNIGGYELGLDPNASQTTTYWGVENIELAWEYLLGTGATADEEIQEVGGGIKVATVKDPFGNVFGIIENPHFVI